One genomic segment of [Pasteurella] aerogenes includes these proteins:
- the hyfB_2 gene encoding Hydrogenase-4 component B codes for MSTEWIYALLIAPLAISLACFALRSQENRKLCTALHVTGLFLMFVFSLKVITDVLTYGQLIALNHWIYIDSLSAIFIGLIGIVGALAGVYSIGYMNREFQEGHIDARIYNNYHGFLHLFFFTMLVSVTTNNIILMWVAIEATTLSSAFLVGTYKHRTSLEAAWKYIIICSVGVAFGLYGTILTFSDANSMLADPTQAIFWSEINQQAGGLNSTLMHLAFVFILIGFGTKCGLFPMHTWLPDAHSEAPSPVSAILSAVLLNCAMLVVLRYYVLVSKAVGESYPQTLLLVFGLITVAIAALFIIMQFDIKRLLAYSSVENMGLISFAFGLGGPLGVFAGLLHTINHSLAKTLLFCASGNILLKYKTRDMNQVRGLWRVAPISAVLFAGGLLALGGIPPFNVFVSEFSIVAAGIYAEKTWLVVICLILLTIVLAGLTIMVLKTVLGKQPEHIEKGEVSYVSLVPMIALLVIMFVMGLYIADPILQLLKNSVGIILGQDNVSFGDMLVLPWQSLGQ; via the coding sequence ATGAGTACAGAATGGATTTATGCGTTATTGATCGCACCTTTAGCGATTTCGTTAGCGTGCTTTGCGTTGCGATCTCAAGAAAATCGTAAACTTTGCACCGCACTTCATGTGACAGGATTATTTTTAATGTTTGTTTTTTCATTAAAAGTGATTACGGACGTGTTGACCTATGGGCAATTAATTGCTTTAAACCATTGGATTTATATTGATAGCTTAAGCGCCATTTTCATTGGTTTGATCGGCATTGTAGGGGCGTTAGCCGGTGTGTATTCGATTGGTTATATGAACCGCGAATTCCAAGAAGGGCATATTGATGCAAGAATTTATAACAATTATCACGGATTTTTGCATTTGTTCTTTTTCACCATGTTAGTGTCGGTGACCACCAATAATATCATTTTGATGTGGGTGGCAATTGAAGCGACAACATTGAGTTCGGCGTTTTTGGTCGGGACTTACAAACATCGTACTTCTCTTGAGGCGGCATGGAAATACATTATTATCTGTTCCGTTGGGGTAGCGTTCGGTTTGTACGGTACGATCTTAACCTTCTCTGATGCAAACAGTATGCTTGCCGATCCGACACAGGCGATTTTCTGGTCTGAAATTAATCAACAAGCCGGCGGTTTAAACAGTACCTTAATGCACCTTGCCTTTGTGTTTATTCTGATTGGTTTTGGTACCAAGTGCGGTCTATTTCCGATGCATACTTGGTTGCCGGATGCACACAGTGAAGCGCCAAGTCCAGTGAGTGCAATTTTATCTGCGGTGTTATTAAATTGTGCGATGTTAGTGGTATTGCGCTACTACGTATTGGTCAGTAAAGCAGTGGGTGAAAGTTATCCGCAAACCTTATTGTTGGTTTTCGGTTTGATTACGGTTGCCATTGCTGCGTTATTTATCATTATGCAATTTGATATTAAACGTTTGTTGGCGTATTCCAGTGTTGAAAATATGGGGCTTATTAGTTTCGCTTTCGGTTTGGGCGGACCACTTGGTGTATTTGCCGGTTTATTGCACACCATCAACCACAGTTTAGCGAAAACCTTATTATTCTGCGCCTCTGGTAATATTTTATTGAAATATAAAACTCGTGATATGAACCAAGTGCGTGGATTATGGCGTGTCGCGCCAATAAGTGCGGTGCTTTTTGCTGGTGGTTTATTGGCATTAGGCGGTATTCCTCCGTTTAACGTATTTGTCAGTGAGTTCAGTATTGTTGCAGCCGGTATTTATGCAGAAAAAACATGGTTAGTTGTTATTTGTTTGATCTTGCTCACCATTGTTTTAGCTGGATTGACGATAATGGTATTGAAAACCGTGTTAGGCAAACAGCCAGAACATATTGAAAAAGGTGAAGTCAGCTATGTCAGTTTAGTGCCGATGATTGCCCTTTTGGTCATCATGTTTGTAATGGGACTTTATATTGCTGATCCGATTTTGCAACTACTCAAAAATTCGGTCGGGATTATCTTAGGGCAAGATAATGTTTCTTTCGGTGATATGTTGGTATTACCTTGGCAGAGCTTAGGTCAGTAG
- the hycG gene encoding Hydrogenase-3 component G: MNTQIPMPVNGISTPFSVDEQLAKMKQTLLKDIQRSAYVYRVDCGGCNGCEIEIFSTITPTFDAERFGIKVVASPRHADILLFTGAVTRAMRTPAMRAYQAAPDPKICISYGACGCGGGIFHDLYCVWGGSDQIVPIDVYIPGCPPTPAATIYGFAMALGLLDQKLKGKQEIADANAQAQVRFPNIPYDLRVSLEREARRLAGYRQGGDIADQFMQMMSEKNSVPFGVRLGEYLEREGDPRLTEILNRLHSISMPFSG, encoded by the coding sequence ATGAATACTCAAATTCCAATGCCGGTAAATGGCATTTCTACACCGTTTAGTGTGGATGAACAATTAGCGAAAATGAAACAAACCTTGTTGAAAGATATTCAACGTTCTGCTTATGTTTATCGTGTGGATTGCGGCGGTTGTAACGGATGCGAAATTGAAATTTTCAGTACTATTACCCCCACTTTCGATGCCGAGCGTTTCGGGATCAAAGTGGTCGCCTCGCCTCGCCATGCAGATATTTTATTATTTACCGGTGCGGTGACGCGAGCGATGCGAACCCCTGCTATGCGTGCATATCAAGCAGCACCTGATCCAAAAATCTGTATTTCTTATGGTGCTTGCGGTTGTGGTGGCGGGATTTTCCACGATCTCTATTGCGTGTGGGGTGGCAGTGATCAAATTGTGCCGATTGATGTGTATATCCCAGGGTGTCCGCCAACTCCTGCTGCGACCATTTATGGTTTTGCGATGGCGCTTGGTTTATTAGATCAGAAACTAAAAGGCAAACAGGAAATCGCAGATGCCAATGCGCAAGCACAAGTACGTTTTCCGAATATTCCGTATGATTTACGGGTGAGTCTTGAACGGGAAGCGCGTCGTTTGGCGGGTTATCGTCAAGGTGGTGATATTGCCGATCAATTTATGCAAATGATGAGTGAAAAAAACAGTGTACCTTTTGGTGTGCGCTTAGGCGAATATTTGGAAAGAGAGGGCGATCCTCGCTTAACCGAGATTCTCAACCGCTTACATTCTATTAGTATGCCATTTTCTGGATAA
- the hyfE gene encoding Hydrogenase-4 component E: MLIINTLAGLLILTSLCVIAAKGAKKSAIFYAVQSLVLVVLFVFLAKEMQAHELYMWSIGAFITKVLLVPAILFYATKKLGDEKVSGGLNNAWLIPIVAVIVVVCYFVVAPIELPMVAHLKPVLSVSLSHFLLGLLCIVSQRNILKQVFGYCLMENGSHLTLALLANKAPELVEIGVATDAIFAVIIMVVLVNKIYRQLHSLDAKQLMELKG, from the coding sequence ATGTTGATAATTAATACCTTGGCGGGATTGCTTATTCTCACTTCACTTTGTGTCATTGCGGCAAAAGGCGCGAAAAAATCAGCAATTTTTTATGCAGTGCAGTCGTTAGTGTTGGTGGTGTTGTTTGTCTTTTTGGCAAAAGAAATGCAGGCGCATGAACTTTATATGTGGTCTATTGGTGCCTTTATCACCAAAGTGTTATTAGTACCGGCAATCTTATTCTATGCCACGAAAAAATTGGGCGATGAAAAAGTATCTGGTGGCTTAAATAATGCGTGGTTAATCCCGATTGTCGCGGTGATTGTAGTGGTGTGCTATTTCGTGGTAGCACCAATCGAATTGCCGATGGTGGCGCATTTAAAACCCGTGTTATCGGTTTCACTTAGCCACTTTTTACTTGGGTTACTGTGTATTGTCAGCCAACGCAATATTCTAAAACAGGTGTTCGGATATTGCTTAATGGAAAACGGATCCCACTTAACTTTGGCATTATTAGCTAATAAAGCGCCGGAATTAGTGGAAATCGGTGTGGCGACGGATGCTATCTTTGCAGTGATTATTATGGTGGTTTTAGTCAATAAAATTTACCGTCAATTACACAGCTTAGATGCCAAACAACTTATGGAATTGAAGGGGTAG
- the hycI gene encoding Hydrogenase 3 maturation protease yields the protein MTSENIMLAVGNSMMGDDGAGPLLYQLMRDNPIENWTALDGGSAPENVAHIVRELKPKRLVIVDATEMELPVGEIRIVDKELIAEMFFVSTHNLPLNFLIEQLEDDVEQVIFIGIQPDIVSFAFPMTEKVKSAVYFLYDFLNNQEDFSTIVAL from the coding sequence ATGACGAGTGAAAATATCATGTTAGCAGTGGGCAACAGCATGATGGGTGATGATGGCGCCGGACCGTTGTTATACCAATTAATGCGCGATAATCCGATTGAAAATTGGACCGCACTTGATGGTGGTTCAGCCCCGGAAAATGTGGCTCATATCGTTCGTGAGTTAAAACCAAAACGCTTGGTGATTGTGGATGCGACAGAAATGGAATTGCCGGTTGGCGAAATTCGCATTGTAGATAAAGAATTAATTGCGGAAATGTTTTTTGTCAGCACGCATAATTTGCCGCTGAATTTTCTAATTGAACAATTAGAAGATGACGTGGAGCAGGTGATTTTTATTGGTATTCAACCGGATATTGTATCTTTTGCCTTTCCGATGACGGAAAAGGTGAAAAGTGCGGTGTATTTTCTTTACGATTTTTTAAATAATCAGGAGGATTTTTCCACAATTGTAGCATTGTAA
- the hycE gene encoding Hydrogenase-3 component E gives MELTKNTTVDPTKMLGKNYIEAINQQFPHTILDEEWSTPNQVTLTIKTNMLPDVVAYLYYQHEGWLPLVFGNDERSMNGHYAVYYVLSMEGEVKTFVTIKALVDAVSLEFPSVTPKVPAAVWGERELFDMFGLKAVGLPDQRRLVLPDDWPDDLHPLRKDSMDYRLRPDPTTATETYEFINEKGEARIVPIGPLHITSDEPGHFRLFVDGEDIIDADYRLFYVHRGMEKLAETRMGYDEVTFLADRVCGICGFTHSVAYANSVENALGLVVPQRAQWIRAILLEVERLHSHLLNIGLSSHFVGFDTGFMQFFRVREKSMTLAEVLTGARKTYGINLIGGVRRDMLKHQRQECIKLIREIRDGSKELVDILLNTPNIEQRTVNVGRLEKNIARDYSPVGPMVRGSGFTRDVRKVHPFSGYGDVPFEIFTADNCDVMSRVSVRINELFESIRIIEYMVDNLPSGELLAEGFTYKPGRFALGITEAPRGEDIHWSMLGDNQKLYRWRCRAATYANWPVLRYMLRGNTVSDAPLIIGSVDPCYSCTDRVTVVDVRKKKAKTVEYKEIERYGIERKNSPLK, from the coding sequence ATGGAATTAACAAAAAATACGACGGTCGATCCGACCAAAATGCTGGGTAAAAATTATATTGAAGCGATTAATCAGCAATTCCCACATACGATTTTAGATGAAGAATGGTCAACCCCAAATCAAGTGACATTGACGATTAAAACCAATATGTTACCTGATGTTGTGGCGTATCTTTATTACCAACATGAGGGTTGGTTGCCTTTGGTGTTCGGTAATGACGAACGTTCAATGAACGGTCATTATGCGGTTTATTATGTGCTTTCAATGGAAGGTGAAGTCAAAACGTTTGTCACCATTAAAGCCTTGGTGGATGCCGTTTCGTTAGAATTTCCATCCGTTACACCAAAAGTCCCCGCGGCAGTTTGGGGCGAACGTGAACTCTTTGATATGTTCGGCTTGAAAGCGGTTGGTTTACCGGATCAACGTCGTTTGGTATTACCGGATGATTGGCCTGATGATTTGCATCCGTTGCGTAAAGATTCTATGGACTACCGTTTGCGTCCAGATCCAACGACAGCAACGGAAACCTATGAATTTATCAATGAAAAAGGTGAAGCGCGTATTGTGCCGATTGGACCGTTGCATATCACTTCGGACGAACCGGGACATTTCCGTTTGTTTGTGGATGGGGAAGATATTATTGATGCGGATTACCGCTTGTTCTATGTGCATCGTGGCATGGAAAAATTAGCAGAAACCCGCATGGGCTATGATGAAGTGACGTTCTTAGCTGACCGTGTATGTGGTATTTGCGGTTTTACTCACAGCGTTGCCTATGCCAATTCGGTGGAAAATGCATTAGGGTTGGTGGTTCCACAACGGGCGCAATGGATTCGTGCGATTTTGCTTGAAGTGGAACGTTTGCACAGTCATTTATTAAATATCGGGTTATCTAGCCACTTTGTGGGGTTTGATACCGGCTTTATGCAATTTTTCCGCGTACGTGAAAAATCTATGACTTTAGCTGAAGTGTTAACCGGTGCGCGTAAAACTTACGGTATTAATCTTATCGGCGGTGTGCGTCGCGATATGTTGAAACATCAACGCCAAGAATGTATCAAACTTATCCGCGAAATCCGTGATGGTTCGAAAGAATTGGTGGATATTTTATTAAATACACCAAATATCGAGCAACGTACCGTCAATGTGGGGCGCTTAGAGAAAAATATCGCACGGGATTACAGTCCGGTAGGACCGATGGTGCGTGGTAGTGGTTTTACGCGCGATGTGCGTAAAGTGCATCCATTCTCTGGTTATGGTGATGTACCATTTGAAATCTTTACAGCGGATAATTGTGATGTGATGTCTCGCGTCTCTGTGCGGATTAATGAATTATTTGAAAGCATTCGCATCATTGAATACATGGTAGATAATTTACCGAGTGGCGAATTATTAGCGGAAGGCTTTACTTATAAACCGGGACGTTTTGCTTTAGGTATTACAGAAGCACCGCGCGGTGAAGATATTCACTGGTCAATGCTTGGTGATAACCAAAAATTGTACCGTTGGCGTTGTCGTGCTGCGACTTATGCAAACTGGCCGGTGTTGCGCTATATGTTGCGTGGTAATACGGTTTCCGATGCTCCGCTTATTATCGGTAGTGTGGACCCTTGCTACTCTTGTACCGACAGGGTTACCGTGGTGGATGTTCGTAAGAAAAAAGCCAAAACCGTGGAATACAAAGAAATTGAACGCTACGGTATTGAGCGTAAAAATTCACCGTTGAAATAG
- a CDS encoding formate hydrogenlyase maturation protein HycH — translation MTTQVIFYLLNQRFVENDTQVPEQAQQVMYYSLAIGHHVGVIDCFKKLLVCDYADYQQFVEQFEGEAQRKLSGLLRFGEITIDSSHVNLLARAFDEAYVGLNEKYQHWVDILMETLAAIQKEPVMYIMVKRRDG, via the coding sequence ATGACGACGCAAGTGATTTTTTATCTGCTAAATCAACGCTTTGTTGAAAACGATACGCAAGTGCCGGAACAAGCGCAACAAGTGATGTATTATTCCTTGGCGATTGGCCATCATGTGGGAGTAATTGATTGTTTTAAAAAGTTGTTAGTTTGTGATTATGCGGATTATCAACAGTTTGTGGAACAATTTGAGGGCGAAGCACAACGGAAGTTAAGCGGATTACTTCGTTTCGGCGAGATTACCATTGACAGTAGCCATGTGAATTTATTAGCGCGTGCTTTTGATGAGGCTTATGTTGGTTTAAATGAAAAATATCAACATTGGGTGGATATTTTGATGGAAACCTTGGCGGCAATTCAAAAAGAACCTGTAATGTATATTATGGTGAAACGACGGGATGGATAA
- the nuoI gene encoding electron transport complex protein RnfC — translation MFKLLKTVFKTGDATTKYPFKPYEVDPDFRGKPELNSDQCIVCAACTMACPANALTMRTNPENGERTWSLFLGRCIFCGRCEEVCPTKAIRLTQDFELSVANKQDLYQETTFTTTNCQQCGKPFISNKELNYTVDLLTQVEQNAATVQQKLSVLHTCPDCKRQNSLDKTAEMERHMRLKLSAFEHREAK, via the coding sequence ATGTTTAAACTGCTTAAAACGGTCTTTAAAACAGGCGATGCGACCACAAAATACCCCTTCAAACCTTATGAAGTGGATCCCGATTTTCGCGGTAAACCTGAGTTAAATTCCGATCAATGTATTGTATGCGCAGCCTGTACCATGGCTTGCCCAGCGAATGCCTTGACAATGCGAACAAATCCAGAAAATGGTGAACGTACATGGTCGTTATTTTTAGGACGTTGTATTTTCTGTGGTCGTTGTGAAGAGGTTTGCCCAACTAAGGCAATCCGCTTAACCCAAGATTTTGAGCTATCGGTAGCAAATAAACAAGATCTTTATCAAGAAACCACTTTTACCACGACCAACTGTCAACAATGTGGCAAACCGTTTATCTCTAATAAAGAGCTAAATTATACGGTGGATTTGTTAACACAAGTGGAGCAAAACGCCGCGACCGTACAGCAAAAATTATCGGTTTTACATACCTGTCCGGATTGCAAACGTCAAAACAGTTTAGATAAAACCGCAGAGATGGAACGTCATATGCGACTTAAATTAAGTGCATTTGAACACAGGGAGGCAAAATAA